One Triticum dicoccoides isolate Atlit2015 ecotype Zavitan chromosome 5B, WEW_v2.0, whole genome shotgun sequence genomic window carries:
- the LOC119307303 gene encoding uncharacterized protein LOC119307303, producing MADWPEPNRLQLGGLQTLGSARTLLRRTRPCPDSVRPIRRRVDRTAQRHALPLLVANRHVPSSLLRLYKSPLSLGTARLLLQPPSPALPRSSHPRELTKQSYPAFALPPLPFPPLAAPAPASASERERERERLRGTVTMEYERIHKVQMGVMSPTKLRMKLLGMGSHPHPHPHGAASKDEAASKSPSRLHADDHPKNSLLPQELDEGSSEYHKDRSDSSSRSRSSGSHGRSAAHSGNGGSFEFHMEERAAVAGLGPFFRQVPSKWNDAEKWIAGRHVVHSNPIFSKKAAASVHGHSGVGGGCVRVVPESAAPQSETKKTSGGSALTELPRSPSPSSSSLASVTGPASKQRRDTKLRTQVGAPAVAQSSSVSMRDVGTEMTPIASQEQSRSGTPAGAATPSLSPLCSVPASPSASERELQIRTRREIAALGLQLGKMSIASWASKEDRIRTSPDKSTGEEDEASKEEFEARAAAWAESKKCKLASRYQRKEVKIQEWENCQKSKFEAKMRHAEVQADQMKARAKNSLTKRLSTLSHKVEGKQARVEARRNRRAVRLARQVERIRKTGRVPSRFRCCSWFLC from the exons ATGGCCGACTGGCCAGAACCCAATCGGCTTCAGCTAGGCGGACTGCAGACGCTCGGTTCAGCGCGCACACTGCTCCGCCGCACGCGCCCTTGTCCCGACAGCGTCCGTCCGATCCGGCGACGTGTCGATCGCACGGCCCAGCGGCACGCGCTACCCCTCCTCGTCGCCAACCGCCACGTGCCTTCCTCCCTCCTCCGGTTATATAAAAGCCCGCTCTCCCTCGGCACAGCACGCTTGCTGCTTCAACCACCATCACCTGCTCTGCCCCGCTCCTCCCACCCCAGAGAATTAACAAAGCAATCTTATCCTGCctttgccctccctcccctcccctttCCTCCACTTGCAGCACCAGCACCAGCATCagcatcagagagagagagagagagagagagattgaggggCACTGTCACCATGGAGTATGAGAGGATACACAAGGTTCAG ATGGGGGTCATGTCTCCGACGAAGCTGAGGATGAAGCTGCTGGGGATGGgatcccatccccatccccatccccacggAGCCGCCAGCAAGGacgaggcggccagcaagtcgccgTCCAGGCTCCACGCCGACGACCACCCCAAGAACAGCCTCCTGCCGCAGGAGCTCGACGAGGGCTCCTCGGAGTACCACAAGGACCGCTCGGATTCTTCTTCCCGGTCGCGCTCCAGCGGGAGCCACGGCAGGTCTGCTGCTCACTCCGGCAATGGCGGCAGCTTCGAGTTCCACATGGAGGAGAGGGCGGCGGTGGCCGGCCTCGGGCCCTTCTTCAGGCAGGTGCCGTCCAAGTGGAACGACGCGGAGAAGTGGATCGCCGGGAGGCACGTCGTGCACTCCAACCCCATATTCTCCAAGAAGGCGGCTGCCTCCGTGCACGGCCACAGCGGCGTCGGCGGAGGCTGCGTCCGCGTCGTGCCGGAGTCTGCGGCGCCGCAGTCGGAAACGAAGAAGACGAGCGGCGGCAGCGCGCTGACAGAGCTGCCGCGGTCGCCCTCGCCCTCGTCGTCTTCGCTGGCGTCGGTGACCGGGCCGGCGAGCAAGCAGCGTCGCGACACGAAGCTCCGCACCCAGGTGGGCGCCCCGGCGGTGGCGCAGTCGTCGTCGGTGTCGATGAGGGACGTCGGCACGGAGATGACGCCGATCGCCAGCCAGGAGCAGTCCAGGAGCGGCACCCCGGCCGGCGCCGCCACGCCGTCCCTCAGCCCGCTCTGCTCGGTGCCGGCCTCGCCGTCCGCGTCCGAGCGGGAGCTGCAGATCAGGACGCGCCGGGAGATCGCCGCGCTCGGGCTGCAGCTGGGCAAGATGAGCATCGCGTCCTGGGCCAGCAAGGAGGACCGCATCCGCACCTCGCCGGACAAGAGCACCGGCGAAGAAGACGAAGCCAGCAAGGAGGAGTTCGAAGCTCGAGCCGCGGCATGGGCAGAGTCCAAGAAGTGCAAACTCGCATCAAG ATATCAGAGGAAGGAGGTGAAGATTCAGGAGTGGGAGAACTGCCAGAAATCCAAATTCGAAGCCAAGATGAGGCATGCAGAG GTGCAGGCCGATCAAATGAAGGCGAGGGCGAAGAACAGCCTGACCAAGAGGCTGTCCACATTGAGCCACAAGGTGGAGGGAAAGCAGGCGAGGGTCGAGGCGAGGCGGAACCGGCGGGCGGTTCGGCTGGCGCGGCAGGTGGAGCGCATCCGGAAGACCGGCCGCGTGCCGTCCCGGTTCCGGTGCTGCAGCTGGTTCCTCTGCTGA